The window CTTGTCCTCAAATTCTTTAAGCTCTTCGGTGACGGCTCTTACCGTGTTGATCATTGTTTGCCTGATGATGTAGTGATCAGGTAATTTACTTTGATTGGCTCTGGATGTTTCGATAAAATATCCGTGCACTTTATTAAACGCGACTTTGATATTCTTGATACCAGTTTCAGTTCTTTGAGTTTCTTCAAAATTGCGTAGCCATGATTCGGAATCCTCCACTAAGCCAATCAATTCATCAAGCTCTTGATTAAATCCTGCTTTGATTATATTGCCGTCAGTGATTGCCATTCCTGGCTCAGGGTGAATAGCATCCTCTACTAATCGAGTGAAATCTAATACTTCTTGAGGGATATGTTTGAGGCTAGTTAGCAAACCTGATTCAAGGTTTTGCATCAAGCTTGAGATCTGAGCTACTAGTAATAAAGAATCCTTCAGCGCGATTGCTTCTTTGGGGTTAATGAGTTGGCTGATTAATCTATTGGAGAGTCTATCAATATCGTAGCTATTAGAAAGTAGGTCTCGGATTTCTTGCGCTAGTTGGTTTTGACCAATCAGTTCAGTGACAGCTGCTTGCCTTGCTTGAATCATCTCTAGATTGAATAGCGGTTGCTCCAGCCATGAAAGCAAACGACGTTTGCCAGGTTTGGAAGCTGTGCGGTCTATCATGGCAAAGAGACTATCTTTAGTTTTGCCATTGAGACATTTGCTGATTTCAAGATTGCTTCTACTGCTAGCGTCAAGCATCATAAATTCGCCAACTTGATAGCTCTTGATTTGATCAAAACTTTTGGCAGCTTGACTACTGAAGCTCTGTCCTTGAGTCTCTTTGAGGTATTCAATAATTGCGCCAGCGGCTCTTAACGCAAAGTCATTCTTCGCAAAACTCGCTTCAAAGTTGTGACTCATGTTGCTACCAAAAATATCTTCAAGATTGTGGCTTGCTAGTTTCTTGTCGAAGTTGCGTTTGTTAAAGGGACTAAGATTAAGTTCTTGATAGATTGTTTCTAGTTTGAAACAGATTTCTTCCTCTGCGACAAACTGTCCCTCTTGGCGCGCTTGAGTTTCCGAAGGTATGATTATTTCAGCTGGGTTAATTCTAGTGAGTTCTTGCTGAAGGTATTCTTCTTGGACTTCTGTTGCATAAAACTCTCCCGTTGAAATATCAGCGTAAGCTAAACCATAATTACTAAATGGGGCTTTGGAGTAAAGAGCCAGGATGAAGTTGTTTTTGTAACCATCAATCAAATCAAGATCGTTGATTGTGCCCGGAGTGAAGACCTTGGCAATTGCTCGCGGTACTAATCCCTTGCAGTCCTTAGGATCAGCCATTTGCTCAGCGATATAGACCTTGTAGTTGTTTTCCAGTAGTTTGGCGATATAAGGGCGAACCGCTCTTGCCGGTACTCCAGCCATGGGGATGCGCCCGCCGGGATAGTTGTTCTCAGCTCTGCCTGTAAGGGTGATATCGAGCTCTTTGGCGATAGTGGTGGCATCATCAAAGAATGCCTCATAAAAATCCCCCATTCTAAATAAAAGTACTGCTTTGCCGGTGATTTTACTTCTTTCGTTGAAGTATTGCTGCATTACAGGAGTGAATTTCTCTATTGGCAGGCTTGGCATATTGGAAATCTTAGCATTGTTAGGGTCGTATCCTGACCATACGAAAAAAAAACACTCTCGAACGACCAGATCAAGAGTGTTTTTGTATATTCAATTTAACTATCCAGAAACGCCTACATTTGTCGTAGATTGTGGTTCGTGTTAATTATTTAACTCGTTTGTCCACCAATATTCTGTTTCTGAACTATATGAACATTGTACCATACTTTTCTTAAGGTTTCATTATTTTTTTATAAAATAGTTTTAATGTTACAATATTAGAAACGATATTAATTTCATATTCGGAGTCAAAGAACAAAATGGCCAAAGCAACACTAAGTAAAGAAGAGAAACAGTTGGATCAATTGGTAGATACCTATAAGAAAGCGGTTAAAGCTAAGGGTGATATTGAGGAATGGACAGACAAGTACCTGATCTCGCTAAGAGACAAGTTTCGGGTTCTAGCAAGAACTACCAGAGGTTACTGGTCTTTTGATTTTTATGAGAGCTTACAAAACCTCAACAAAGAGAGCATTAAGCGCGATCTGAAACCAGCAACCAAATAAGGGTCAGGTCTCCACATTTTAAAACTCTAAGGGGGGAATATACTTCGCGGTTCTGAAAAAATGTGGAGACCTGACCCTAAGCTCTAAGCTTAATGCCTGACTCTCTTGCGAGAATCAGGCATTGAAGCGTGTCATTTCTGATGTTTAATGGGTGTAGATACTGGTCTATTGTTGAGCGGGCTCCTCGGCTGCTCGGTAAGAAACTTCGGCAGTGTCAGCAAATTCAAGTACCTCTCCTAGTGACTTGAGCTTGGTTTCATATTTTTCTATGAGGCTGTCCAGTTCCTTTCTTGTTCTATACAAAGTACCCAATTCCTTGGCATACTTCTTGAACTCATCTACTATGTTTTCCATTCGTTTCTCCATCAGTTACGTGGCCCTTGAATCTTTTCTAATTCTTAGGCCGATATCCTCCGAGATGATCCCAAATCTAAGTTTTCTTAGATTTATGCAAGCAATAAATCACCTGCACATATGTTTTAATCGGCTTATCTGGGGCAAAACTTTAACGCTTTATGCAAAGTTAGGCCTTGTTACCTAAAGTCTACTATGTGTAATACAGTTCTGCCAAGAGTAGAATTAATAAATCAACTTGCTAGTCTAGGTCATATGGATGAGGAGCAGTTCGTTATAAGCTAAAAACAGATTTTTCTTTTTGGCTTTCAATTTCTTCAAATTTGGGTCTGTACTGTTCAATGTCTTTTGGACTTGCAAGTCTGTTGTAACCACAAGTCTTGGTGTCAGAGCAAGCAAGTTTGTCACCACGTTTGAGGTTTTTGTACATCATTAATTTGTTGCAGTCAGGACAGTGTTGGTTAATTGGATGATACCAAAAAACTTCTTCGCAACCATTGGCTGACCAGTTGTTACAACCAAAAAATATTTTATTGAAGCGTGATTTTTTCTCGACGATCTCACCACCGCAAGCCTCGCGCGGGCAGTTGATGCCAGTCTTTTTTTGTATCGGTGAAGTGAAGTCACAGTCTGTGGTTGTGCAAGCAAGATAGTCACCGTAACGACCGTAACGAATCACCAGGGATTGATCCTTCTTACATTTTTTGCAATTCTCTTCTGTGTATGGTCTATCTTCTGGAGCTGGAGTACCTTCTTTGGTTAGATTGATAATGATTTGACAATCTGGATACTGAGAACAACCCAAGAAAGGACCAAAACGCGAACTCTTAAGGTGCATCGTTGACTCGCAAGTCGGGCAATTATACTCTGTTTCAATTACGACATTGTCAATTGCTTCAGAAGCTTTTTTGACTTCATCAATAAATCCAGGTGCAAGTAAGTAATATGGATCTGGAGTTTTGTCTTCGAGTGTTTTTTTAGTCTTGCGACGTGGTTTGATTTTTTCTTTCTTCTTCCATTCTTTACCTAAGTAAAACTCTTTGAGCATAATGATCCAATCAAGACCTTTCTCTGCAACACTGTCTAGGTTTGATTCCATACTAGAAGTAAAATCAACGTTGATATAGTTGCCAAAATGATCGACAAGTAGCTTATTGACTTGGATACCAAGCTTGGTAGGTTTGAGCCCGTTGCCTCCCTCGACTTTCTCTACATACTTGCGATCTTGGATAGTATTGATAGTTGGTGCGTAAGTAGACGGTCTACCAATACCTTGCTCCTCAAGTACCTTGACCAGGCTAGCTTCATTGAAGCGAGGAGGACCCTCAGTAAAGTGCTGATTTGGTTTGGTCTTCAGTAGATCTATCTCGCTACCTTCTTTGAGACTATCAGAGAATTTGGAGTCTTCGATTTCTGCTTCAAGTTCTTCACCAATCTCTTTGTCTTTGCCATAAAGAATTGAGTAACCAGCAAAGATTTTTTTGCTGTGGCTTGCTCTAAACAATAGATCTTTGTTTTCTGAGCTGATTTCAATTGTTTTGATTTCTAATTTCATTGGAACCATTTGCGATGCCATGAAACGTTGCCAGATTAGTTTGTAGAGTTTGTACTGCTCATCACTTAGGTATTGCTTCACGCTGTCAGGAGTCTTGTCGATATATGTCGGTCTAATAGCCTCGTGAGCATCCTGCTCGTTTTTCTTTTTGGTTTTATTGTACTCATTTGTAGTTTCTGGGTAGTATTCCGGACCCCAAGTCTTCTCGATATATTCTTTGGCTTCAATTTGAGCCTCTGGTGCGATACGTAAACTATCGGTTCTCATATAGGTAATCAAACCGACTTCGTCAGTGGTACCGATCTTCATACCCTCATATAACTTCTGAGCGACTTGCATTGTCCGTTTGACGTTGAAGCCAAGTGCGTTACTGGCAGTACGTTGCAAGGTAGAAGTCTTGAAAGGTGGTTGAGCTTTTTTGCTACTTGGCTTACTGGCTATTTTGCTAGCTACCAGTTTGCTTGCCTTCGTGCGAGTGATGATTTTATTCATTTCGTCTTCTGATTTAATTACAGTTGCTTTAGTAGGGTCGTAGTCCTTCACTGGACTCACTATTCGTTTGGAATCAACTTGAGCAAGACTAATTTCAAAGTTGATATTGGTTTTGGCTTCCTGAACATCAGCATTGAGAGACCAGTATTCTTCTGGAACAAAAAGATTGATTTCTTCTTCACGTTCACAAATTAATCTAACAGCAATAGATTGAACTCTACCTGCACTACGCCCACCAACTTTGCGCCAGAGCAGTGGACTGATTTTATAACCTACTAGTCTGTCGAGCATTCTTCTTGCTTGCTGCGCGTCTACCAAGGCTTGATCAATTTGGCGAGGACTATTTACAGCAGCTTTGACTGCAGTAGGAGTAATTTGGTTGAATGCGATTCTTGAAATATCTTTTTTCTTGCAATTTAGGATTTCTGACAAGTGCCAAGCAATAGCTTCTCCTTCGCGATCCGGGTCACTAGCTAAATAGACATGTTCAGCTTGTTTTGCATATGATTTAAGTTCATTAACTACTTTGTCTTTGCCAGTCATGATTTCGTAGCTGGGCTCAAAGTTGTTCTTGACGTCGATACCAAGTCCTTTGGCAGGAAGATCTCGAATATGTCCAATACTTGATTTCACCAGAAAATCCTTACCAAGTATTTTGGTGAGGGTCTTGGATTTTGCCGGGGACTCTACTATTACTAGGTATTTGAAATCCGCTTCTTTTTCTTTTGTCTTAGTTGTTGCCATTTTGTTTGATTTTAGTTAGAAAACACATTCTTATATATGTTTGCTTTTGTTGCTTTTATATCATAGTTTTACGCTTTATGGCATTTGGATTTATTGATCCTGAGATAGATTTGAGCTAAAATCCTTGAATATATTGGATTTTTGGCTGTTTCAGGTCGAAAAATATATTCCAAGGTTAAGGGATTTCCCGCAATAGAGCTTTACAGTTAAGCCCTGGTAAGCTAGTATTAATACATATTAACAAGTTGAGGTTATTTATATGATTAAGCAAATTATTAAAGAGATTTTGGCCATGGTTTTAAGACCTGATTGCGGCCCGCTTAAAGCATATGCATACGTTCGCAATTAAGGAGAATACTCATCGTAGGTACAGGTACTAGCCAGAATACAGCAATCGCTCGAAGAAATCCTGAGTATGTATCATCGCGTGCTGCAGCTGATACTCAGCCGGCTACAACAGCTGGTACTTTGATTCTTGCTAATGATGCTTTGAAACATCAGTCTAAGTCTCCGGGAAGTGATAATTCTTTTACTGTTTCTCCAAGACCGATACAGTCTAATATAATGGAGGCGAATCTCGGAAGTTTATTACATAAAGATGTAGTAGCAAAGACACAAGCTGTTACTAATAATGGTCTAAATGCTTTACGAACTGCAGGAGCTGCAACTAGTTCTATTGTTGCGAGTCTCGGTGATATAACCAAACTTGGTTTGAATAAAACAGCAGCCAATCCAGTTTGGATTACAGCAATTGCTGGACTTGGTGGTTTGGTTACTGGTGTGAAATCAGTAAAAAATATTCTCAAAAGTGTTTCAACAATGATGGTACCAACTCAAGATCTCAAGCTTGGTTGGTTGCCTCACGGGATTATGGGGATATTACAAGGTGGTTTATTTTTTGGTTTGACCTCGGCGTTTTTTGGTAAACATAATTTGTTTACTGAAATAAGTGATGGTAAGCCAGTAGTGCGTATGAAGACACTTGCTGGTGCTGCAATTGCTCCATTTGGCTTGAGTGTTTTGATGAATCTTGCAAAGGCAACTTCTATCTTACGTAAGATTCCGATACTGGGTCCAGCCTTGCAAGAGATTTGTGAAACTATTTTTGGTGCTGGTAGAGAGATGACGGTTGGCACTGATAGTAATCCTCAGGCGAGTG is drawn from Cyanobacteriota bacterium and contains these coding sequences:
- the mutS gene encoding DNA mismatch repair protein MutS, which encodes MPSLPIEKFTPVMQQYFNERSKITGKAVLLFRMGDFYEAFFDDATTIAKELDITLTGRAENNYPGGRIPMAGVPARAVRPYIAKLLENNYKVYIAEQMADPKDCKGLVPRAIAKVFTPGTINDLDLIDGYKNNFILALYSKAPFSNYGLAYADISTGEFYATEVQEEYLQQELTRINPAEIIIPSETQARQEGQFVAEEEICFKLETIYQELNLSPFNKRNFDKKLASHNLEDIFGSNMSHNFEASFAKNDFALRAAGAIIEYLKETQGQSFSSQAAKSFDQIKSYQVGEFMMLDASSRSNLEISKCLNGKTKDSLFAMIDRTASKPGKRRLLSWLEQPLFNLEMIQARQAAVTELIGQNQLAQEIRDLLSNSYDIDRLSNRLISQLINPKEAIALKDSLLLVAQISSLMQNLESGLLTSLKHIPQEVLDFTRLVEDAIHPEPGMAITDGNIIKAGFNQELDELIGLVEDSESWLRNFEETQRTETGIKNIKVAFNKVHGYFIETSRANQSKLPDHYIIRQTMINTVRAVTEELKEFEDKITNAQARRNALEHQIFTSLRKTMSEPARIIKELANQVAELDALTSMAILAKEQNYCLPELNNSDELYIKDGRHPVVEQKLGLGEFVANDISLNNAEKIIILTGPNMAGKSTYMRQNALIIILAQIGSYVPAQAARIGLVDRIFTRIGASDDLASGRSTFMVEMVETASILNGMSSKSFVVLDEIGRGTSTYDGVAIAWSIVEYLAKNSKPRTIFATHYHELANLDKVFPIVQNYQVLVAENNNPNAKARIEFLHKVVEGSADKSYGIEVARLAGLPKQVLERAKAINNQLQAQRNRKLGMSKKQIDQHGIGEAIALDGSLEIEKLPLFTSSQ
- the topA gene encoding type I DNA topoisomerase is translated as MATTKTKEKEADFKYLVIVESPAKSKTLTKILGKDFLVKSSIGHIRDLPAKGLGIDVKNNFEPSYEIMTGKDKVVNELKSYAKQAEHVYLASDPDREGEAIAWHLSEILNCKKKDISRIAFNQITPTAVKAAVNSPRQIDQALVDAQQARRMLDRLVGYKISPLLWRKVGGRSAGRVQSIAVRLICEREEEINLFVPEEYWSLNADVQEAKTNINFEISLAQVDSKRIVSPVKDYDPTKATVIKSEDEMNKIITRTKASKLVASKIASKPSSKKAQPPFKTSTLQRTASNALGFNVKRTMQVAQKLYEGMKIGTTDEVGLITYMRTDSLRIAPEAQIEAKEYIEKTWGPEYYPETTNEYNKTKKKNEQDAHEAIRPTYIDKTPDSVKQYLSDEQYKLYKLIWQRFMASQMVPMKLEIKTIEISSENKDLLFRASHSKKIFAGYSILYGKDKEIGEELEAEIEDSKFSDSLKEGSEIDLLKTKPNQHFTEGPPRFNEASLVKVLEEQGIGRPSTYAPTINTIQDRKYVEKVEGGNGLKPTKLGIQVNKLLVDHFGNYINVDFTSSMESNLDSVAEKGLDWIIMLKEFYLGKEWKKKEKIKPRRKTKKTLEDKTPDPYYLLAPGFIDEVKKASEAIDNVVIETEYNCPTCESTMHLKSSRFGPFLGCSQYPDCQIIINLTKEGTPAPEDRPYTEENCKKCKKDQSLVIRYGRYGDYLACTTTDCDFTSPIQKKTGINCPREACGGEIVEKKSRFNKIFFGCNNWSANGCEEVFWYHPINQHCPDCNKLMMYKNLKRGDKLACSDTKTCGYNRLASPKDIEQYRPKFEEIESQKEKSVFSL